Proteins encoded within one genomic window of Mycolicibacterium monacense:
- a CDS encoding PadR family transcriptional regulator, producing the protein MLELAILGLLLESPMHGYELRKRLTGLLGAFRAFSYGSLYPALRRMQVDGLIVEDAAPAGTVTRRRARRVYQLTDAGKQRFAELVADTGPQNYSDDGFGVHLAFFNRTPAEARMRILEGRRRQVEERREGLREAVARASSSFDRYTRQLHQLGLESSEREVKWLNELIAAERLGQGSPDNT; encoded by the coding sequence GTGCTGGAACTCGCCATTCTCGGTCTGCTGCTCGAATCGCCGATGCACGGCTATGAACTGCGTAAACGGCTGACCGGCCTGCTGGGCGCCTTCCGTGCGTTCTCGTACGGTTCGCTGTATCCGGCGCTGCGCCGCATGCAGGTCGACGGGCTGATCGTCGAGGACGCCGCACCGGCGGGCACGGTGACGCGTCGCCGGGCCCGGCGGGTGTACCAGCTCACCGACGCCGGCAAGCAGCGCTTCGCCGAACTCGTGGCGGACACCGGCCCGCAGAACTACTCCGACGACGGATTCGGTGTGCATCTCGCCTTCTTCAACCGCACCCCGGCGGAAGCCAGGATGCGGATCCTGGAGGGTCGCCGCCGTCAGGTGGAGGAACGTCGCGAAGGTCTGCGTGAAGCAGTGGCGCGGGCCAGCAGCTCATTCGATCGATACACCCGGCAGCTGCACCAGCTGGGGTTGGAGTCCAGCGAGCGCGAAGTGAAGTGGCTCAACGAACTCATCGCGGCGGAACGTCTCGGGCAGGGAAGTCCGGACAACACGTGA
- a CDS encoding LLM class F420-dependent oxidoreductase: MTPATHPVRIGVQLQPQHSPEYRHIRDAVRRCEDIGVDVAFNWDHFFPLYGDPDGAHYECWTMLAAWAEQTSRIEIGALVTCNSYRNPELLADMARTVDHISDGRLILGIGSGWKQKDYDEYGYEFGTAGSRLDDLARALPRIKSRLAKLNPAPTREIPILIGGQGERKTLRLVAEYADIWHGFTDRTTYPGKAEVLDRHCADVGRDPSAVERSSGVPESGKDAMLAEADALVELGVTLLTVGVNGPDYDLTAAETLCRWRDSR, from the coding sequence ATGACCCCTGCCACACATCCCGTACGCATCGGCGTCCAACTGCAGCCCCAGCACTCACCGGAGTACCGCCACATCCGCGACGCGGTGCGCCGCTGCGAGGACATCGGTGTCGACGTCGCATTCAACTGGGACCACTTCTTCCCGCTGTACGGCGACCCGGACGGCGCCCACTACGAATGCTGGACGATGCTGGCCGCGTGGGCCGAGCAGACCTCACGCATCGAGATCGGCGCGCTGGTGACCTGCAACTCGTACCGCAACCCGGAACTGCTGGCCGACATGGCCCGCACGGTGGACCACATCAGCGACGGGCGGCTGATCCTCGGTATCGGCTCGGGCTGGAAGCAGAAGGACTACGACGAGTACGGCTACGAATTCGGTACGGCGGGAAGCCGACTCGACGATCTGGCGCGGGCGCTGCCGCGGATCAAGTCGCGGCTGGCGAAGCTCAATCCCGCACCGACGCGCGAGATCCCGATCCTGATCGGCGGTCAGGGTGAGCGCAAGACGTTGCGCCTGGTCGCCGAGTACGCCGACATCTGGCACGGCTTCACCGACCGCACCACCTATCCCGGCAAGGCCGAGGTCCTCGACCGGCACTGTGCCGACGTCGGCCGGGACCCGTCGGCCGTCGAACGCTCCTCCGGGGTGCCCGAGAGCGGGAAGGACGCGATGCTCGCCGAAGCCGACGCACTCGTCGAACTGGGTGTCACCCTGCTGACCGTCGGCGTCAACGGCCCCGACTACGACCTGACGGCCGCCGAAACGCTGTGCCGCTGGCGGGACAGCCGGTAG
- a CDS encoding inositol-3-phosphate synthase has translation MTEHAGDIRVAIVGVGNCASSLVQGVQYYKDADENATVPGLMHVRFGPYHVRDVKFVAAFDVDAKKVGFDLSEAIFASENNTIKIADVPPTDVVVQRGPTLDGIGKYYADTIEVSDAEAVDVVKALKDAKVDVLVSYLPVGSEEADKFYAQCCIDAGVAFVNALPVFIASDPVWAKKFEDAGVPIVGDDIKSQVGATITHRVMAKLFEDRGVQLDRTMQLNVGGNMDFLNMLERERLESKKISKTQAVTSNLQREFKTKDVHIGPSDHVGWLDDRKWAYVRLEGRAFGDVPLNLEYKLEVWDSPNSAGVIIDAVRAAKIAKDRGVGGPVVAASAYLMKSPPQQLPDDVARTQLETFIEG, from the coding sequence ATGACTGAGCACGCAGGAGACATCCGGGTTGCCATTGTCGGCGTTGGAAACTGCGCGTCCTCGCTAGTGCAGGGCGTGCAGTACTACAAGGACGCAGACGAGAATGCGACCGTGCCAGGTCTGATGCACGTTCGCTTCGGGCCCTACCACGTGCGTGACGTGAAGTTCGTCGCCGCCTTCGACGTCGACGCCAAGAAGGTCGGCTTCGACCTGTCCGAGGCGATCTTCGCGTCGGAGAACAACACCATCAAGATCGCCGACGTGCCGCCGACCGACGTCGTCGTGCAGCGCGGCCCGACCCTCGACGGCATCGGCAAGTACTACGCCGACACCATCGAGGTGTCCGACGCCGAGGCCGTCGACGTGGTCAAGGCACTCAAGGACGCCAAGGTCGACGTGCTGGTGTCCTACCTCCCGGTGGGTTCCGAAGAGGCCGACAAGTTCTACGCCCAGTGCTGCATCGACGCCGGCGTGGCGTTCGTCAACGCGCTCCCGGTGTTCATCGCGTCCGATCCCGTGTGGGCCAAGAAGTTCGAAGACGCCGGCGTCCCGATCGTCGGTGACGACATCAAGAGCCAGGTCGGCGCGACCATCACCCACCGCGTGATGGCCAAGCTGTTCGAGGACCGCGGCGTGCAGCTCGACCGCACGATGCAGCTCAACGTCGGCGGCAACATGGACTTCCTCAACATGCTCGAGCGCGAGCGCCTGGAGTCCAAGAAGATCTCCAAGACCCAGGCCGTCACCAGCAACCTGCAGCGCGAGTTCAAGACCAAGGACGTGCACATCGGCCCGTCCGACCACGTCGGCTGGCTCGACGACCGCAAGTGGGCCTACGTCCGCCTCGAGGGCCGCGCCTTCGGCGACGTGCCGCTGAACCTGGAGTACAAGCTCGAGGTGTGGGATTCGCCGAACTCGGCCGGCGTCATCATCGACGCCGTGCGCGCGGCGAAGATCGCCAAGGACCGCGGCGTCGGTGGCCCCGTCGTCGCCGCCTCGGCGTACCTGATGAAGAGCCCGCCGCAGCAGCTGCCCGACGACGTCGCGCGCACGCAGCTGGAAACCTTCATCGAAGGCTAG
- a CDS encoding GntR family transcriptional regulator, whose amino-acid sequence MPKRYGVKEKDQVVAYVVDLVLTGRLRGGHRIDRNAIAEALGVSRVPVQEAMVQLEHDGIVSTRYHRGAFVERFDAAALHEHHELYGVLTGIASARAATDPNPELLGELDDTLQHMRKGKDRRLFHEGCQRFRDIVDDAYAGPRLHAAIRASQCFAASDFWVSYPRVRAELLPTYQQEATAIAARDAAGARTACLERSDLMATIMVAELTRRGVLAGDGG is encoded by the coding sequence ATGCCCAAACGCTACGGAGTCAAGGAGAAGGACCAGGTCGTCGCGTACGTCGTCGACCTGGTTCTGACCGGCCGGTTGCGCGGCGGGCACCGCATCGACCGCAACGCGATCGCCGAGGCGCTCGGGGTGAGCCGGGTGCCGGTCCAGGAGGCGATGGTCCAGCTCGAACACGACGGCATCGTGTCGACGCGGTATCACCGGGGTGCGTTCGTCGAACGCTTCGACGCGGCGGCGCTGCACGAACACCACGAGCTGTACGGCGTGCTCACCGGCATCGCCTCCGCGAGGGCGGCCACCGACCCGAACCCGGAACTGCTCGGCGAACTCGACGACACGCTGCAGCACATGCGAAAAGGCAAGGATCGCAGGTTGTTCCACGAAGGTTGCCAACGGTTCCGCGACATCGTCGACGACGCGTACGCCGGCCCGCGGCTGCACGCGGCGATCCGCGCGTCGCAGTGTTTCGCGGCGTCGGACTTCTGGGTGTCCTATCCGCGGGTGCGGGCGGAATTGCTGCCGACCTACCAGCAGGAGGCGACGGCCATCGCCGCGCGGGACGCCGCCGGCGCACGCACCGCCTGCCTCGAGCGGTCCGACCTCATGGCCACGATCATGGTCGCCGAGCTGACCCGCCGCGGCGTGCTGGCGGGCGACGGTGGTTAG
- a CDS encoding Ig-like domain-containing protein, whose amino-acid sequence MRRWLQVGAASAGVGAGLLGFSLLGPQVGTAAADTAGETTTSSNAPSSGDDARSTSTDQSDDTDDQDTEDADEEDAEDADEEDAEDAEDAEDEDEDAPEDLEDEDPDEDTLDQDDEDDEESAADDDDKRAARGTTEDVAAETVSQPQARVTALEPKAPSGSWSDVTGRAISTWTRDSQGWINSLPVENQAKYHLEGALWATRRTFLNQAPDVAPIQISGKLDGPVVGTVGAVDPDGDRLIYIVTRGPKTGSVKVNADGTYTYTPGAGFDGVDTFRVVAVDVGPHVNLLDPFRPIGTSADNLVNQRAIRFTFAYRDGSEHWTPERRAALNDVADRLVEYFTVTRAVTLTYDILGENDATSRTLAWAWSDPLSQEPGYWRTVVQNKIISGVDANGEASDGQIAYNFGHKWGLGDTVASDEYAFTPVAIHEILHSFGFMSFIERPGENVERTWMVFDQFVVTADGSRPIDSDYGWDAEFDPYLTGQNGGMYFGGANAVAAYGGLVPLFTPNPWRPGSSMSHVDDATFTGVNVKVMNAQAPIGPRVRILSPMEIGILRDLGYRASAPVTQL is encoded by the coding sequence GTGCGGCGTTGGCTCCAGGTGGGAGCGGCGTCGGCCGGTGTGGGCGCGGGGTTGCTCGGCTTCTCGCTGCTGGGTCCGCAGGTCGGTACGGCCGCCGCGGACACCGCGGGGGAGACCACGACGTCGTCGAACGCGCCCTCGTCCGGCGACGACGCCCGGTCGACGTCCACGGATCAGTCCGACGACACCGACGACCAGGACACCGAGGACGCCGACGAAGAAGACGCCGAAGACGCCGACGAGGAAGACGCTGAGGACGCGGAAGACGCGGAAGACGAGGACGAAGACGCCCCCGAAGACCTCGAAGACGAAGACCCTGACGAGGACACCCTCGACCAAGACGACGAAGACGACGAAGAATCAGCGGCCGACGACGACGACAAGCGCGCCGCACGCGGCACCACCGAAGACGTTGCCGCGGAGACGGTTTCGCAGCCACAGGCGCGGGTGACCGCTCTCGAGCCCAAGGCCCCGTCGGGCAGTTGGAGCGACGTCACCGGACGGGCCATCTCGACCTGGACGAGAGACTCCCAGGGCTGGATCAACTCCCTGCCGGTCGAAAACCAGGCCAAGTACCACCTCGAGGGCGCGCTCTGGGCGACCCGCCGCACGTTCCTCAACCAGGCGCCCGACGTCGCGCCGATCCAGATCAGCGGCAAGCTCGACGGCCCGGTGGTCGGGACGGTCGGCGCCGTCGATCCCGACGGTGACCGGCTGATCTACATCGTCACCCGCGGGCCGAAAACGGGTTCGGTGAAGGTGAATGCCGACGGCACCTACACCTATACGCCCGGCGCGGGTTTCGACGGTGTCGACACCTTCCGCGTGGTGGCCGTCGACGTCGGGCCCCACGTCAACCTGCTCGACCCGTTCCGCCCGATCGGCACCAGCGCCGACAACCTGGTCAACCAGCGGGCCATCAGGTTCACGTTCGCCTACCGGGACGGGTCCGAGCACTGGACGCCCGAACGGCGCGCGGCTTTGAACGATGTCGCCGACCGGCTGGTGGAGTACTTCACGGTCACGCGGGCGGTGACCCTCACGTACGACATCCTGGGTGAGAACGACGCCACCTCGAGAACCCTCGCGTGGGCGTGGAGCGATCCCCTCAGCCAGGAGCCGGGCTACTGGAGAACCGTGGTGCAGAACAAGATCATCTCAGGGGTCGACGCCAACGGCGAGGCGTCCGATGGTCAGATCGCCTACAACTTCGGTCACAAGTGGGGGCTCGGTGACACGGTGGCCAGTGACGAGTACGCCTTCACTCCGGTGGCGATTCACGAGATCCTGCATTCGTTCGGCTTCATGTCCTTCATCGAACGGCCGGGCGAGAACGTCGAGCGCACCTGGATGGTCTTCGACCAGTTCGTCGTGACCGCCGACGGCAGCCGACCGATCGACTCCGACTACGGGTGGGATGCAGAATTCGATCCGTATCTGACCGGTCAGAACGGCGGGATGTACTTCGGTGGGGCCAACGCCGTTGCGGCGTACGGCGGTCTGGTTCCGCTGTTCACCCCGAATCCCTGGCGGCCGGGCAGTTCGATGAGCCACGTGGACGACGCCACGTTCACGGGTGTGAATGTCAAGGTGATGAACGCGCAGGCGCCCATCGGGCCACGCGTCCGCATCCTCAGCCCGATGGAGATCGGGATCCTGCGGGACCTCGGATACCGCGCGAGCGCGCCGGTCACTCAGCTCTGA
- a CDS encoding PhoX family protein encodes MALVPLNLFVSHDGKSKRQHITCRYKCGDACWKPVPNTSDNEYFGDVVKAVTRRSMLQVTGVTVLAVGAGSLLAACGGGEQPAATTPTSDAPAESPAGMKFTSVAPNSEDTVVVPEGYEQAVVISWGDPILPGAPKFDVARQTGAAQRGQFGFNNDFAGLLPIEGQRNRFLLVTNFEYVDPVFMFPGYNPDAPTREHFDVEIAAVGMGVVEVERTPQGLKPVIGRYNRRITADTPMTLTGPAAGTDFVKTAADPDGRTVAGTFANCAGGVTPWGTVLSGEENFQDYFGAAEGAPAPNPVDADRLDRYGISPEPTALLWETFDPRFDLTKTPNEPNRFGYVVELNPWDPNSKPVKHSAMGRLKHEGANIYVTDDGTVVAYTGDDERFDYMYKFVSSKKMQPGAGASEATGDAYEPAAMAHNMTILDEGTLYVAKLTSDIPADEIDGSGKLPSMGSFRGSGTWIPLLRSGPGGQAESLVEGISAQEAAVFTRMAADKAGATKMDRPEDFEANPKTGKVYVALTNNDERGASGEAPVDAANPRNDNKSGQVLEITDNHTGTDFTWELLLVCGDPAAADTYFAGFDKTKVSPISCPDNLAFDNHGNLWISTDGNALDSNDGLFAVALEGPNRGETKQFLTVPLGAETCGPIVLDDLVMVAVQHPGEHDDNSIDNPLSRWPEGGNGTARPSMVAVWRNGGQIGV; translated from the coding sequence ATGGCGCTAGTGCCGTTGAATCTCTTTGTGTCGCATGACGGTAAGTCCAAGCGGCAGCACATCACCTGCCGTTACAAGTGCGGTGACGCATGCTGGAAACCGGTTCCGAACACCAGCGACAACGAGTACTTCGGCGATGTCGTCAAGGCGGTGACGCGCCGGTCGATGCTGCAGGTCACCGGGGTGACCGTGCTCGCCGTCGGCGCCGGATCGTTGCTGGCCGCGTGCGGCGGCGGCGAGCAACCCGCCGCCACCACCCCGACGTCCGACGCACCGGCGGAGTCCCCGGCGGGCATGAAGTTCACCTCGGTCGCCCCCAACAGCGAGGACACGGTCGTCGTTCCCGAGGGCTACGAGCAGGCGGTCGTGATCAGCTGGGGCGACCCGATCCTGCCCGGCGCGCCGAAATTCGACGTCGCCAGGCAGACCGGCGCCGCACAGCGCGGGCAGTTCGGGTTCAACAACGACTTCGCCGGGCTGCTGCCGATCGAGGGTCAGCGCAACCGGTTCCTGCTGGTCACCAATTTCGAGTACGTGGACCCGGTGTTCATGTTCCCCGGCTACAACCCCGACGCCCCGACCCGTGAGCACTTCGACGTCGAGATCGCGGCGGTCGGCATGGGTGTCGTCGAGGTGGAGCGCACGCCGCAGGGGTTGAAGCCGGTGATCGGCCGCTACAACCGCCGCATCACCGCCGACACCCCGATGACGCTGACGGGTCCGGCCGCGGGCACCGACTTCGTCAAGACCGCCGCGGATCCGGACGGCCGGACGGTCGCAGGGACGTTCGCCAACTGCGCCGGCGGCGTCACCCCGTGGGGCACCGTGCTCTCGGGCGAGGAGAACTTCCAGGATTACTTCGGCGCCGCCGAGGGCGCGCCTGCCCCGAACCCGGTGGACGCCGACCGGCTCGACCGCTACGGGATCTCGCCGGAACCGACCGCCCTGCTGTGGGAGACGTTCGACCCTCGCTTCGACCTGACGAAGACACCCAACGAGCCGAACCGGTTCGGCTACGTCGTCGAACTCAATCCGTGGGATCCCAACTCGAAGCCGGTCAAACACTCCGCGATGGGCCGGCTCAAGCACGAGGGCGCCAACATCTACGTCACCGACGACGGCACCGTGGTCGCCTACACCGGTGACGACGAGCGCTTCGACTACATGTACAAGTTCGTCTCCAGCAAGAAGATGCAGCCGGGTGCCGGGGCGAGCGAAGCGACAGGAGATGCATATGAACCGGCCGCGATGGCGCACAACATGACCATCCTCGACGAGGGCACCCTCTACGTCGCGAAGCTGACCAGCGACATCCCGGCCGACGAGATCGACGGATCGGGCAAGCTGCCGTCGATGGGCTCCTTCCGCGGCAGCGGCACCTGGATCCCGCTGCTGCGGTCGGGCCCCGGTGGACAGGCCGAATCGCTGGTCGAGGGGATCTCCGCTCAGGAGGCCGCGGTGTTCACCCGGATGGCCGCCGACAAGGCCGGTGCGACCAAAATGGACCGGCCCGAGGACTTCGAGGCCAACCCCAAGACCGGCAAGGTCTACGTCGCGCTGACCAACAACGACGAACGCGGCGCATCCGGTGAGGCCCCTGTCGACGCGGCCAATCCCCGCAACGACAACAAGAGCGGGCAGGTCCTCGAGATCACCGACAACCACACCGGTACCGATTTCACCTGGGAACTTCTGCTGGTGTGCGGCGATCCGGCGGCGGCCGACACCTACTTCGCCGGCTTCGACAAGACCAAGGTCAGCCCGATCTCCTGCCCGGACAACCTCGCGTTCGACAACCACGGGAACCTGTGGATCTCCACCGACGGCAACGCGCTCGACTCCAATGACGGCCTGTTCGCCGTGGCGCTGGAAGGCCCGAACCGCGGCGAGACCAAGCAATTCCTCACCGTGCCGCTGGGTGCGGAGACCTGTGGGCCGATCGTGCTCGACGATCTGGTGATGGTCGCCGTCCAGCATCCCGGCGAGCACGACGACAACAGCATCGACAACCCGCTCTCACGGTGGCCCGAAGGCGGGAACGGGACCGCGCGGCCGTCGATGGTCGCGGTGTGGCGAAACGGCGGGCAGATCGGCGTATAG
- a CDS encoding ABC transporter substrate-binding protein/permease: protein MNVGRIAALITTMLMVATLCCAAPAGAQVDQCAPPGVESASALPTNLAAAAQGPEADRYTTANVRPLDSIDVDALGLGTPGVLTVGTLSDAPPSICIDSSGQFTGFDNELLRAIAEKLGLRVNFVGTEFSGLLAQTAARRFDVGSSSITTTDARRRTVGFTNGYDFGYFSLVVPSGSPIDGFGKLGPGQRIGVVQGTVQEAYVVDTLRLQPVIFPDYNTVYASLKTGQIDAWVAPSAQAEGTVQAGDPAQIIENTFSLDNFIAYAVAKENQPLIDALNSGLDAVIADGTWARLYSDWVPRALPPGWKPGSKAAPAPELPDFQAIAAQQQESDAGPAAPKSTLRQLSDSFLNWDLYRQAVPDLLKTGLPNTLILTVSAAVIGLVLGMALAVAGISRSRLLRWPARVYTDIFRGLPEVVIILLIGLGVGPIVGGLTGNNPFPLGIAALGLMAAAYIGEIFRSGIQSVESGQLEASRALGFSYSSSMRLVVIPQGVRRVLPALMNQFISLLKASSLVYFLGLVADQRELFQVGRDLNAQTGSLSPLVAAGLFYLLLTIPLTHLVNYVDARLRRGRRPTEEDPPTLQPAATQEMI, encoded by the coding sequence ATGAACGTCGGACGGATCGCCGCACTGATCACGACGATGCTGATGGTGGCGACGCTGTGTTGCGCCGCGCCGGCCGGCGCGCAGGTCGACCAGTGCGCCCCGCCTGGCGTGGAAAGCGCCAGCGCGCTGCCCACCAACCTCGCTGCCGCCGCACAGGGTCCGGAAGCCGACCGTTACACCACGGCGAACGTGCGCCCTCTCGACAGCATCGACGTCGACGCGCTGGGGCTCGGCACCCCCGGTGTGCTGACCGTCGGGACGCTGTCGGACGCGCCGCCGAGCATCTGCATAGACTCCTCCGGTCAGTTCACCGGGTTCGACAACGAACTGCTGCGTGCGATCGCCGAGAAGCTGGGCCTGCGAGTCAATTTCGTCGGCACCGAATTCTCCGGGCTGCTCGCCCAGACCGCGGCCCGGCGGTTCGACGTCGGGTCGTCGTCGATCACCACCACCGACGCGCGCCGGCGCACCGTCGGCTTCACCAACGGCTACGACTTCGGGTACTTCTCGCTGGTCGTGCCCAGCGGATCCCCGATCGACGGGTTCGGCAAGCTGGGCCCGGGGCAGCGCATCGGCGTCGTGCAGGGCACCGTGCAGGAGGCCTACGTCGTCGACACACTGCGCCTGCAGCCGGTGATCTTCCCCGACTACAACACCGTCTACGCCAGCCTCAAGACCGGGCAGATCGATGCGTGGGTGGCCCCGTCGGCGCAGGCCGAGGGCACCGTGCAGGCGGGCGATCCGGCGCAGATCATCGAGAACACGTTCAGCCTGGACAACTTCATCGCCTACGCCGTCGCCAAGGAGAACCAGCCGCTGATCGACGCGCTGAACTCCGGACTCGACGCGGTGATCGCCGACGGCACCTGGGCCCGGCTGTACTCCGACTGGGTGCCGCGCGCCCTGCCGCCGGGGTGGAAACCCGGTTCGAAGGCGGCGCCCGCACCGGAGCTGCCCGACTTCCAGGCCATCGCCGCGCAACAACAGGAGTCCGACGCCGGCCCGGCCGCACCGAAATCGACGCTGCGCCAACTGTCCGACTCGTTCCTCAACTGGGACCTCTACCGACAGGCCGTTCCGGACCTGCTCAAGACCGGCCTGCCGAACACGTTGATCCTCACCGTCAGCGCCGCGGTCATCGGCCTGGTCCTGGGGATGGCGCTCGCGGTCGCCGGGATCTCCCGGTCCCGGCTGCTGCGGTGGCCGGCGCGGGTCTACACCGACATCTTCCGCGGCCTGCCCGAGGTGGTGATCATCCTGCTCATCGGGCTCGGCGTCGGACCGATCGTCGGCGGGCTGACCGGTAACAACCCGTTCCCGCTCGGCATCGCCGCACTCGGGTTGATGGCCGCGGCCTACATCGGCGAGATCTTCCGGTCCGGCATCCAGAGCGTGGAGTCCGGACAGCTCGAAGCCTCCCGCGCGCTGGGCTTCAGCTACTCGTCGTCGATGCGGCTGGTGGTGATCCCGCAGGGGGTGCGCCGCGTGCTGCCCGCGCTGATGAACCAGTTCATCTCGCTGCTCAAGGCGTCGTCACTGGTGTACTTCCTCGGACTGGTCGCCGACCAGCGCGAGCTGTTCCAGGTCGGCCGCGACCTCAACGCCCAGACCGGAAGCCTCTCACCTCTTGTCGCCGCGGGCCTGTTCTATCTTCTGCTGACCATCCCGCTGACCCATCTGGTGAACTACGTCGACGCCCGGTTGCGCCGCGGCCGCCGGCCCACCGAAGAGGATCCGCCCACCCTGCAACCGGCGGCGACCCAGGAGATGATCTGA
- a CDS encoding alpha/beta fold hydrolase: MVTDAELLELDEFALLPENAEQIGVSEIPPAARIDAGPISAIRWGDDEPRVVFLHGGGQNAHTWDTVVLGLGVPALAIDLPGHGRSAWREDGDYGPKLNAETLRPVLREWAPNPRLVVGMSLGGLTALRIAATEPALVPELVLVDVTPSAPERHEQMTKAQLGAVALVQGDRTFPSFEAMLDVTVAASPHRDRNSLRRGVFHNSKRLDDGTWTWRYDSFRKGDGFEGLWDDVPAITMPTTLVRGAKSFFVNDEDADAFAKGAPGFQRTHVVADSGHSVQGDQPKALVEILRDVLTRQS; the protein is encoded by the coding sequence GTGGTCACCGATGCCGAACTGCTCGAGCTCGACGAATTCGCCCTACTGCCCGAGAACGCCGAGCAGATCGGCGTCTCCGAGATCCCGCCGGCGGCGCGCATCGACGCCGGCCCGATCAGCGCGATCAGGTGGGGCGACGACGAGCCCCGGGTGGTGTTCCTGCACGGCGGCGGACAGAACGCGCACACCTGGGACACCGTCGTCCTCGGCCTCGGGGTGCCCGCGCTGGCGATCGACCTGCCCGGGCACGGCCGCTCGGCCTGGCGCGAGGACGGCGACTACGGACCGAAGCTCAACGCCGAGACGCTGCGGCCCGTGCTGCGCGAGTGGGCGCCGAATCCGCGGCTGGTCGTCGGGATGTCGCTGGGCGGTTTGACCGCGCTCCGCATCGCGGCCACCGAACCGGCGCTGGTCCCCGAACTCGTCCTCGTCGACGTCACACCGTCGGCCCCCGAACGCCATGAGCAGATGACCAAGGCGCAATTGGGTGCGGTGGCGCTCGTACAGGGCGACCGCACATTCCCGTCGTTCGAGGCGATGCTCGACGTGACCGTCGCCGCCTCCCCGCACCGGGACCGGAACTCGTTGCGCCGCGGCGTCTTCCACAACAGCAAGCGACTCGACGACGGCACCTGGACGTGGCGCTACGACTCGTTCCGCAAGGGCGACGGCTTCGAGGGGCTGTGGGACGACGTGCCTGCGATCACCATGCCCACCACGCTCGTGCGCGGTGCGAAGTCGTTCTTCGTCAACGACGAGGATGCCGACGCATTCGCCAAGGGAGCGCCGGGCTTTCAGCGCACCCACGTGGTCGCCGACTCCGGGCACTCCGTGCAGGGCGATCAACCGAAGGCGCTCGTCGAGATCCTGCGCGATGTGCTCACCCGTCAGAGCTGA